One genomic region from Egicoccus sp. AB-alg6-2 encodes:
- a CDS encoding ABC transporter ATP-binding protein produces MADIRIEGVTKVFDKKTRAVDEVDLLVEDGELLVLLGPSGCGKTTLLRMIAGLEYPSAGQIRVGGKDITDLPPRKRELAMVFQSYAVFPHLTVAGNIGFGLKMRGELKAEIRRKVERVAELVELTEYLDRHPAQLSGGQRQRIAVARAVVMEPAVLLMDEPLSNLDALLRLNFRADLKELVRELKTTTVYVTHDQVEALSLGDRIAVMRKGQVIQIDTPTAVYDQPSHRFVGGFMGNPPMNFLQASVVVDDGRAVAHIGDHAIEVPDQVRAAQVEEVLVGVRAENLTLADGPGPNTFAMQTAVVEPLGSHALVTGRVGAETCKLQAPMDFFVESGTPLWVTAQPGKLRWFDPDSGVRLDPLPAPSPARAG; encoded by the coding sequence ATGGCCGACATCCGCATCGAGGGCGTGACCAAGGTCTTCGACAAGAAGACCCGCGCGGTCGACGAGGTCGACCTGCTCGTCGAGGACGGCGAACTGCTGGTCCTGCTCGGCCCGTCCGGCTGCGGCAAGACCACGCTGCTGCGCATGATCGCGGGGCTGGAGTACCCCTCCGCGGGGCAGATCCGCGTGGGCGGCAAGGACATCACCGACCTGCCCCCGCGCAAGCGCGAGCTGGCGATGGTGTTCCAGAGCTACGCGGTGTTCCCGCACCTGACCGTCGCCGGCAACATCGGCTTCGGGCTGAAGATGCGCGGTGAACTGAAGGCCGAGATCCGGCGCAAGGTCGAACGCGTCGCCGAACTCGTCGAGCTCACCGAGTACCTCGACCGGCACCCGGCCCAGCTCTCCGGCGGCCAGCGTCAACGGATCGCCGTCGCCCGGGCGGTCGTGATGGAACCGGCCGTGCTGCTGATGGACGAGCCGCTGTCCAACCTCGACGCGCTGCTGCGGCTCAACTTCCGGGCCGACCTCAAGGAACTCGTGCGCGAGCTGAAGACCACCACCGTCTACGTCACCCACGACCAGGTCGAGGCGCTCAGCCTCGGCGACCGGATCGCCGTCATGCGCAAGGGACAGGTGATCCAGATCGACACGCCGACGGCCGTCTACGACCAGCCGAGCCACCGCTTCGTCGGCGGGTTCATGGGCAACCCGCCCATGAACTTCCTGCAGGCCTCCGTCGTCGTCGACGACGGTCGCGCGGTCGCGCACATCGGCGACCACGCCATCGAGGTGCCCGACCAGGTCCGGGCGGCGCAGGTCGAGGAGGTGCTGGTCGGGGTCCGCGCGGAGAACCTCACGCTCGCCGATGGACCGGGGCCCAACACCTTCGCGATGCAGACCGCCGTCGTCGAACCGCTCGGCTCGCACGCGCTGGTGACGGGTCGCGTGGGCGCCGAGACCTGCAAGCTGCAGGCGCCGATGGACTTCTTCGTCGAGTCCGGAACGCCGCTTTGGGTGACCGCGCAGCCGGGCAAGCTGCGCTGGTTCGATCCCGACAGCGGCGTGCGCCTCGACCCCCTGCCCGCGCCGAGCCCGGCCCGCGCCGGCTGA
- a CDS encoding glycoside hydrolase family 36 protein, giving the protein MSFARFDEVPVDPAAGRVHEHGWQSWSPVGTHPLDATTPRPETDVLHVMRFRPEAPAPAVGAQGEGLLVVDPGNGAPLRRYAVTSAAERVASIRTRLVGDRLLVDADGPLVVDEVDGDVETALRTFGDRFAADNALPPPRSAPTVWCSWYHYFLDVTEDDVVENLRAIEAADLPVDVIQLDDGWASQVGDWRSLSDRFASVPAVADRIAAAGRRPGIWVAPFTALAGSELARRNPSWLLEADAGWNWDQPMRGLDLTHSGVRQYLHDVFGQLRAWGFDYFKLDFLYTGALEAARHEDASAIAAYRSGLELVRDAVGDAYVLGCGAPMLPSAGLVDAMRVSPDTYHPGTGTDEVQTLRSEPATIARSWQHGRFWVNDPDCLVLRPSAPWRAHWAAVVERHGGLRGFSDRVADLDAWGLDAVRRLLGDPPPPTPFDLH; this is encoded by the coding sequence ATGAGCTTCGCACGCTTCGACGAGGTCCCGGTCGACCCGGCGGCCGGGCGGGTGCACGAGCACGGCTGGCAGAGCTGGAGCCCCGTCGGCACCCATCCGCTGGACGCGACCACCCCACGCCCGGAGACCGACGTCCTGCACGTCATGCGGTTCCGGCCCGAGGCCCCGGCCCCCGCCGTGGGCGCCCAGGGCGAGGGCCTGCTGGTCGTCGACCCCGGCAACGGGGCGCCGCTGCGCCGGTACGCGGTGACCAGCGCCGCGGAACGGGTCGCCTCGATCCGTACCAGGCTGGTCGGCGACCGGCTGCTCGTCGACGCCGACGGCCCTCTTGTCGTCGACGAGGTCGACGGCGACGTCGAGACGGCGCTGCGCACCTTCGGGGACCGCTTCGCCGCCGACAACGCACTGCCCCCGCCACGCTCGGCCCCGACGGTGTGGTGCTCCTGGTACCACTACTTCCTCGACGTCACCGAGGACGACGTCGTCGAGAACCTGCGTGCCATCGAGGCCGCCGATCTGCCGGTCGACGTGATCCAGCTCGACGACGGCTGGGCGAGCCAGGTGGGGGACTGGCGCTCGCTCTCCGACCGGTTCGCCTCCGTACCGGCCGTGGCCGACCGGATCGCCGCCGCCGGCCGCCGACCGGGCATCTGGGTGGCACCGTTCACCGCCCTCGCCGGCAGCGAGCTCGCGCGCCGCAACCCGAGCTGGCTTCTCGAGGCCGACGCCGGGTGGAACTGGGACCAGCCGATGCGGGGACTCGACCTGACCCATTCCGGGGTCCGCCAATACCTCCACGACGTGTTCGGGCAGCTGCGCGCGTGGGGCTTCGACTACTTCAAGCTCGACTTCCTCTACACGGGTGCGCTCGAGGCGGCTCGCCACGAGGACGCGTCCGCGATCGCGGCCTACCGGTCCGGCCTGGAACTGGTCCGCGACGCGGTCGGCGACGCCTACGTGCTGGGTTGCGGTGCCCCGATGCTGCCGAGTGCGGGGCTGGTCGACGCGATGCGGGTCTCGCCCGACACCTACCACCCCGGGACCGGTACCGACGAGGTGCAGACGCTGCGCAGTGAACCCGCCACGATCGCCCGGTCGTGGCAGCACGGCCGCTTCTGGGTCAACGACCCCGACTGTCTCGTCCTGCGTCCCTCGGCCCCGTGGCGGGCGCACTGGGCCGCGGTCGTCGAACGCCACGGCGGTCTGCGCGGGTTCTCCGACCGGGTGGCCGACCTCGATGCCTGGGGCCTCGACGCTGTCCGCCGGCTGCTCGGCGACCCGCCGCCGCCGACACCGTTCGACCTTCACTGA
- a CDS encoding zinc-binding alcohol dehydrogenase — translation MPQVVQFTAPHEVALVDEDPVPLPAGHVRVRTWYSGISAGTEMTAYRGSNPYLSKTWDEARRLFVAGEPRFAYPLRGWGYQEVGEVVEVAADVTEPRTGEVVFGIWGHRSEAVVPVGKLAAQRMPAGTDPIHGVFARLGAIALNAVLAAEVHLGEDVAVFGQGVIGLLATRLAIRSGARVHAIDGFAQRLRLAHRMGAVTTLTADTAGGVAEALRVATDDRGVDTAIELSGNHHALHEAVRSVGADGTVVAASFYQGDAVGLRLVEEFHHNRVRILSSQIGGTPPALGTRWNHGRLVEVFMREVATGGVDVAPLVSHVVDAADAAAAFARIDDDPASVLQTVLRFPGAPA, via the coding sequence GTGCCGCAGGTCGTCCAGTTCACCGCACCACACGAGGTCGCGCTCGTCGACGAGGACCCGGTGCCGTTGCCGGCGGGTCACGTGCGGGTCCGCACCTGGTACTCGGGCATCTCGGCCGGCACGGAGATGACCGCCTACCGCGGTTCCAACCCCTACCTGTCCAAGACCTGGGACGAGGCACGGCGCCTGTTCGTGGCCGGCGAACCCCGGTTCGCCTACCCGCTGCGCGGGTGGGGCTACCAGGAGGTCGGCGAGGTCGTCGAGGTGGCCGCGGACGTGACCGAGCCGCGGACGGGGGAGGTCGTGTTCGGCATCTGGGGGCACCGATCGGAAGCGGTCGTGCCGGTGGGGAAGCTCGCGGCGCAACGGATGCCCGCCGGGACCGACCCCATCCATGGCGTCTTCGCCCGTCTCGGCGCGATCGCCCTCAACGCCGTCCTCGCCGCCGAGGTCCACCTCGGCGAGGACGTGGCCGTCTTCGGACAGGGCGTGATCGGTCTGCTCGCCACCCGGCTCGCCATCCGCAGCGGCGCCCGGGTGCACGCGATCGACGGGTTCGCGCAACGCCTGCGGCTCGCGCACCGCATGGGGGCGGTGACCACCCTGACGGCGGATACGGCGGGCGGCGTCGCCGAGGCCCTGCGCGTCGCCACCGACGACCGTGGGGTCGACACCGCCATCGAACTCAGCGGCAACCACCACGCGTTGCACGAGGCCGTCCGCAGCGTCGGCGCCGACGGCACCGTCGTCGCGGCCAGCTTCTACCAGGGGGACGCCGTCGGCCTCCGGCTGGTGGAGGAGTTCCACCACAACCGGGTCCGGATCCTGTCGAGCCAGATCGGCGGGACGCCGCCTGCACTGGGCACACGCTGGAACCACGGTCGGCTCGTCGAGGTCTTCATGCGCGAGGTCGCGACCGGCGGGGTGGACGTCGCCCCGCTCGTCAGCCACGTGGTGGACGCCGCGGATGCCGCCGCGGCGTTCGCCCGCATCGACGACGATCCTGCGTCGGTGCTGCAGACGGTGCTGCGCTTCCCCGGCGCGCCGGCATGA
- a CDS encoding Gfo/Idh/MocA family protein, whose product MNDAPTGQPTRRPLPDHRPRIPADARAYGIGILGCGEIAKKAHLPAYEQHGLRVAGVWSATAASADDARRRFPAIERVHATPGDLLADPQVRVVDLATRPEHRLRWLRAAVEAGKHVLAQKPLTTDLGALEPILDLADAQGVVVAVNQNARWAPVWRLATLLVRDGAIGDVVGVTHLHDKPLPPIAGTHFDDLPHMLIVDYLMHWIDITRCWLEGKDVEVVQASDHRVPGQPADARNPWAAAISLRCADGASAWLRVVGDAHATTPGCPFWIHGTAGTIRGRILGDDHLELDRDGEVRRLVPDGAWFVDGFAGAMGELLSALDEGRPPEHAARHNVASLRLMLAARASAEQDGAPVGPAVPL is encoded by the coding sequence ATGAACGACGCACCCACGGGTCAGCCGACACGGCGACCGCTTCCCGACCACCGGCCCCGCATCCCGGCCGACGCCCGCGCCTACGGCATCGGCATCCTCGGCTGTGGGGAGATCGCGAAGAAGGCGCATCTGCCCGCCTACGAGCAGCACGGCCTGCGGGTCGCCGGCGTGTGGAGTGCCACGGCCGCCTCGGCCGACGACGCGCGGCGCCGGTTTCCGGCGATCGAACGCGTCCACGCGACACCCGGGGACCTGCTCGCCGACCCGCAGGTCCGGGTGGTCGACCTCGCCACCCGTCCCGAGCACCGCCTGCGCTGGCTGCGGGCCGCGGTGGAGGCGGGCAAGCACGTCCTGGCACAGAAGCCGCTGACCACCGACCTGGGCGCGCTCGAGCCGATCCTCGACCTCGCCGACGCGCAGGGGGTCGTCGTCGCCGTCAACCAGAACGCCCGGTGGGCGCCGGTGTGGCGGCTGGCGACCCTGTTGGTGCGCGACGGTGCGATCGGGGACGTGGTCGGGGTGACCCACCTGCACGACAAGCCGCTCCCGCCGATCGCGGGCACGCACTTCGACGACCTGCCGCACATGCTGATCGTCGACTACCTGATGCACTGGATCGACATCACCCGGTGCTGGCTCGAAGGCAAGGACGTCGAGGTGGTCCAGGCCTCCGACCACCGCGTCCCCGGTCAGCCGGCCGACGCCCGCAACCCCTGGGCGGCGGCCATCTCGTTGCGCTGCGCCGACGGCGCCAGTGCGTGGCTGCGCGTCGTCGGGGACGCGCATGCCACGACACCCGGGTGTCCGTTCTGGATCCACGGCACGGCCGGCACGATCCGCGGCCGCATCCTCGGCGACGACCACCTCGAACTCGACCGCGACGGCGAGGTGCGACGTCTCGTCCCGGACGGTGCGTGGTTCGTGGACGGCTTCGCGGGCGCGATGGGCGAACTACTGTCCGCACTCGACGAGGGTCGACCACCCGAGCACGCCGCGCGCCACAACGTCGCGTCGCTGCGGCTGATGTTGGCGGCCCGCGCCTCGGCCGAGCAGGATGGCGCACCCGTCGGACCGGCCGTGCCGTTGTAG
- a CDS encoding AGE family epimerase/isomerase, whose protein sequence is MSAWNGAYDAAWLQAEAERLLRFGTVGRHPAGGFAWLRDDGTADTDRDVELWITCRMTHVYALGHLLGFEGASALVDHGLEALNGRLHDTANGGWFASVDTNGPTAPTKGAYEHAFVLLAATSAVVADRPGGQQLLDNALEVQERHFWDEEDGAVVDVFLDPAFGELEPYRGANANMHTVEAYLAAADVTGDRVWLERADRIVHRFVHAGAGGHGWRLPEHFDGQWRPMLSYNRDQPSHPFRPYGATVGHAFEWARLALHLEAALDGVHSQLRSDAASLFERAVDDGWAVDGSPGFVYTTDWDGEPVVRNRLHWVVTEATNAAAALYRATGVEDYAASYRAWWSYADDHLLDRDAGSWRHELDPDNRPAASVWAGKPDLYHALQATLIPRLPLAPSLASALAAGHLDASTG, encoded by the coding sequence ATGAGCGCATGGAATGGGGCATACGACGCCGCCTGGTTGCAGGCGGAGGCCGAGCGCCTGCTGCGCTTCGGAACCGTAGGGCGGCATCCCGCCGGCGGTTTCGCGTGGCTCCGCGACGACGGCACCGCCGACACCGACCGCGACGTCGAGTTGTGGATCACCTGCCGGATGACCCACGTCTACGCACTGGGGCACCTGCTCGGCTTCGAGGGGGCCTCGGCGCTGGTCGACCACGGACTCGAGGCGCTCAACGGGCGCCTGCACGACACCGCCAACGGCGGCTGGTTCGCGTCGGTCGACACCAATGGCCCCACGGCGCCGACCAAGGGCGCCTACGAGCACGCCTTCGTGCTGCTGGCGGCGACCTCGGCCGTCGTCGCCGACCGTCCGGGCGGTCAGCAGCTGCTCGACAACGCCCTCGAGGTCCAGGAACGCCACTTCTGGGACGAGGAGGACGGCGCGGTCGTCGACGTGTTCCTCGACCCCGCGTTCGGTGAGCTCGAGCCCTACCGCGGCGCCAACGCCAACATGCACACCGTCGAGGCCTACCTCGCGGCCGCGGACGTGACCGGCGACCGGGTCTGGCTGGAGCGTGCCGACCGGATCGTGCACCGCTTCGTCCACGCCGGCGCCGGCGGGCACGGCTGGCGGCTGCCGGAACACTTCGACGGGCAGTGGCGCCCGATGCTGTCGTACAACCGCGACCAGCCGAGCCACCCGTTCCGCCCGTACGGCGCCACCGTCGGCCACGCCTTCGAGTGGGCCCGGCTGGCGCTGCACCTCGAAGCAGCCCTCGACGGCGTGCACTCGCAGCTGCGCAGCGACGCCGCGTCGCTGTTCGAGCGCGCGGTCGACGACGGCTGGGCCGTCGACGGGTCCCCGGGGTTCGTCTACACCACCGACTGGGACGGCGAACCGGTCGTGCGCAACCGGCTCCACTGGGTCGTCACCGAGGCCACCAACGCGGCCGCCGCGCTGTACCGGGCGACCGGCGTGGAGGACTACGCCGCGTCGTACCGGGCGTGGTGGTCCTACGCCGACGACCACCTGCTCGACCGCGATGCCGGGTCGTGGCGGCACGAGCTCGACCCCGACAACCGCCCGGCCGCCAGCGTCTGGGCCGGCAAGCCCGACCTCTACCACGCGCTCCAGGCGACCCTGATCCCGCGCCTGCCGTTGGCCCCGTCGCTGGCCAGCGCCCTCGCGGCCGGCCACCTCGACGCCTCGACGGGCTAG